In the genome of Lathyrus oleraceus cultivar Zhongwan6 chromosome 4, CAAS_Psat_ZW6_1.0, whole genome shotgun sequence, the window AGCACTATTTATTACTTAACGACAACTACTTAATAATAAATTTGTCATAATACAACAATTCAATAAACTTATATTTTCTTTTCTTATATATACTTATTATTTCTAAACCACTTTCTTCCATATATACTTCTTAATTTTAGGCACAAAAAACTCAAAGACCATCTcaacaaatatatacaaagaGTTGAAGAGTTCAAAGCTTTGATGCGATCTCATTAAATTTTAGAACCTAATCATTCACAATCTGAATTTCTATATcaatttttttcaatttttttcagTGCGATTGTATACTACTAGGTTTCGGTACAACATCAAGGTTAAGGTTTTTGAGTCTATACAATTGCGAGGAAACCACAATTAAGATTCCCCAGTCACATTCAACTGCAATTCTCTACGACATCAAGAATCATCTCATAACGTCGAGTTTGTTTCCAAAATTTCGTTGAGTAAAGGTTTTTTATTGCGTGTTTCCTCTCACTAATGAGTAGTGCAAATATTCTATCTTGAAAGCTCCAAAGATGGGGTTGGTTCATAAAGCTCTTCAACATTGCATCAATAGACACAATACAATTAGGTTTTTAAGATAACATATACATAATTCATGGATCAATACAAATGGTGGCAAGTTATATGGTTATTCATGTCTATAATAATGTTTCTTTCATCTTTGGTTCAAACCCTACAAACTCATGATCATGAATCATTAGAAGACTTCTTTTGCAAGCAAGTGAACAAAGATATAGAAAATCGAAAAACAGGTATCTTCTATAACACTTCACTTCCTTCTAACTACACAGGAATGAAATTTAGAGTTGTTAGATTGAGAACATCATCATTTTACATAAGAGGATTGAATTATAGTATCTTCAATTTTCCACCACATGTTGTGCCACAACCAAATAGGAAAAGAATGGTTATACTATATGAAAATTTTGGAAATTGGTCTTCTCATTACTTCAATGTGCCTACTAGTTACACAATGGTGGCACCGGTTTTTGGTTTTGTGGCTTACACATCTTCAGAAAATGCATTCATAGGTAAAGAGAAGATGAGTTTTGTAATTCAAGAGAAACCTATTTTAATACATTTTCATCATGTTAGGTTGCATGAAAAAAAGGACACACCAATTTGTGTAGAGTTTTTAGATAATGGAATATTGAAATTCAACAACATGAGTAAGCCATATGTTTGTGAAGTATATGGGACAGGACATTATACTCTCGTGGTTCCATCTCCATTGTACAACAAGAATCTATTTACCATTTGGTGGATTTTAGGATTTGTTACAGCTTTTGTTGGTTTGGTTTTGTTGGTTATGCTGTTGGTAACTTTAGTTAAGGCTGCAAAGATGAGGCAAATGAAAAAATTGGAGAAAAATTCAGAAAACGGTGAGGCTTTTGATACTTTTTGGATTGGTGAAACTAAAATGCCATTGGGTTCAATGATTAGAACTCAACCTGTTCTAATTGAAAATGATTCATGATTTTATTCACTATTAATATTATTAGATGGtgattctattttattttatttttatgtagtatatatatatatatatatatatattaatgaTGTTACTTTTAAATTTAATCCTTGTCATGAAAAACAAAATCATTTCGTACAATTAAAAATAACttttgaatatatatatatatatatatatatatatatatatatatatatatatatatatatatatatatatatatatatatatatatatatatatatatatatatatatatatatatatatatatatatatatatatatatatatatatatatatatatatatatatatatatatatatatatatatatatatatatatatattatcatGTGCCTAAATGACAATTTGCTGTCATGTTTTGTTTTCgttttaattttttatatatgCAATAATCAATTTCATTAATTTTTTTATTCCTATATTTTTCTTCTCTCTTGGTTAATAATAATTAGCATAATAATCTTAATGGAATCATAATTCAACCACAATTTAATCTTATTTTCAATAGTTATTCTTTACCGCCAAAAGTTCCAAATCAATGTGAATTAGTTCAATAAATAAACAACTTTCTTAGCTTCTCTTAATCGCTAAAAGTTCAAGActtttgttttcttcttttttgGATTCATTCGATTAGGTTTTTTTTAATGATGTTACTACTAAATGCATCACGTATGTCcatttattataaaatatgtTCGTAAGAGAAGAGGAAAAGACGCAGAGCAAGACAACATCATAATCATGGTGAAATACTCTTTTGATGATGTTCAAATCTTGTTTATTAAAATTCCTCAATCAAATATATTTTGTATTGAATATATAAGATAAACAATTTTGCATTGTTCAATGGTTTCTACTCAAATAGGAGACTCACATTATCCATTTGAGGATTCTTTTGTTGCCTTGTTGACAAGGATGGAAGCAAAGGTATTTATTGTATGGTGTCTCATATGAATACACCGCACCTATGCAATGACGAAGGAAAAGTGCAATATGGAAAGTCATCGAGAGTAATCAAGATTTGGTTATGGACTTTGAGGAGTCTTTAAGGGTGGTTGAGCAATGAATGTATGGAAGGTGTGTGCGTATTCATGCCATGAGTTGGGCATGTCATCATCCTAATAGTTTGTTCGAGTTACTCATGGGACATAGGAGGCCGGATGTTATATTATAGGTATTTTAAAATCATCTACAATAGACTTTGATACCCCCGACACGAAAGAGGGGCTTGTTTTGGATGCAAGGTAGTTAGAGAGAATCTTCACATCACTTATCTTCATCGTAAATATTATACCTCTTAGTTGTCGTTTGGCCTTCTCTCGAGAACTGAAATATGTTTTGTATAAGGTGGTTGTTGATCAAATATCTATAGGTGTTTGAGTTTAGTGGTTAATTTTTTCCTCTTTGCACTTTACAGGTGGTCAAGCTTTAGAATAAGCGGGATCACAAGTATGGGAATCATAAATCTTGCAACAATATAAGATTTTAGAATGCTTAGCTACTTAGAGAGACGAAAATGGTCTTGCCATGTTAGTTTATAGCGTGTTTGATAGCTCTGAGCAAGATGATATTGGGTATGAGGGACTTCATATTGATCACTAACATTAGAAAATGCCTCCGTAAGGTTGTTGATGTCCACTTCACAACAGTTGTGAAAGGGTCAAAGTCATTTAGAGTTCCCCCTATAACAAATATACAATGAAGGTTTTAGAGGCTAAACCCTCGTACATACCATCTTCATCCATGTCGACCACCTTACCCTAGTGGTTGAAGTTGATATCATCTCAAGTGCATTAAATCATTTCTAAAGGAAACATCAAATGGTAAAGATGATGTGTGAGGGCAACATATATTAGAAGCACTGTAAGGATAATGCTTTTTTTGTGGAAAGATATATTTTATGTGCACTCAATCTAGTTGTTAATGTATGGCTAGGAGAAAGATTTCTTATGAGTTTAAAAGAGTTTGTAGCTTCCGCATCATTGACATCGTTATTAATGTCTAATTGTTGGATACACCTAATTATTGTGGGTTATATTTGGAGATGTCACTAAAGCTATGCCATGATATTTCAATGTCTTCCAATTTGGGGTCGTGGTATCGGGTGGTGATGATGTCATTTTGCACAACGCCAATAGGGTGTTCAATAAGCAACATGAATATGGTTCTTTGGCCATACTCATAATAAATTTCTTGGATGATTTCAACATGATAGATTGATCAGATCTATTACTCGAGGAAAGGGTGATATGTCCATATATTTCTTTGTGGATTGAATTTTTTTATGGCCAGACAACTATGTTGTACCTAGGGGATGACTATATTATGTTAGTCACTAGACTATAACAAGATGACCCACTATATCATCTCATTTTTTCTCTTGTATTACACCCTCTTATTCATCAAATAATATATAATTGTAAGCTTCTTTTTCATGTCTGGTATATTGATTAAGGGACCATCATATGAGATTCATAAGAGTTGGCTAAAGTCGTTGACATCATTCAGGAGACAGGTCCAGGATTATGTCTCAAATTGAATATTCGTAAGATTAAGATCTTTCGACCTTCGTGTAATGGCAAAAAACTTCTTGGGCGTTGTTCTATTTGGTCATTGGGAGGCCGATGTTGGGGATTAAATTACTTGTAGGGGTTGTTAGTTGCTATTGAGGTTTTATTGAGGGGTTACGTATGGACAAAGTTGACATGGTTGTTGAGGTGATACATCTTTTGCAATAGTTAAGGATACCTCAGAGTGAGTTTCTTCTACTTTGAATTTGCATGG includes:
- the LOC127137918 gene encoding uncharacterized protein LOC127137918, with amino-acid sequence MKFRVVRLRTSSFYIRGLNYSIFNFPPHVVPQPNRKRMVILYENFGNWSSHYFNVPTSYTMVAPVFGFVAYTSSENAFIGKEKMSFVIQEKPILIHFHHVRLHEKKDTPICVEFLDNGILKFNNMSKPYVCEVYGTGHYTLVVPSPLYNKNLFTIWWILGFVTAFVGLVLLVMLLVTLVKAAKMRQMKKLEKNSENGEAFDTFWIGETKMPLGSMIRTQPVLIENDS